The region ATAACCCTTCAGAAAGATACTTCAGGATAAGTAAATCTTCATCGTGTAAGATGTGCGCTGAAGGATTGTCCTTTACTTCTTTAATATCTGGAGATAGATAAAGAGGATTTCCTTCTTCACTTATATAAGTAATAGCAGAGAGTAATTCTTTTATACTATTTCTACCTTTACTGATATAAGCATTTACTTTTAAATGATCAATCAAATCAGTAACTTCAATATATCTATTCTCTATAGAGTAAACGATTATCTTAATGTCCGTATTGTGTTCGCGAACTATTTTAATCAGATCAGCACCTCCTTTTAGCTTTGTCTCTCTGTAATCTTCTACAAAAGAAAGATCAGAAATAATTAAATCAAACGGAGCGACATTCTTTTCTGCACCTTGTATTTTTAACCAAGCGTCGTCACAATACTTCGTACTGTATATTTCTGCTTTTGTGTTTTCGGATAAAGCTTTAACTATACCATCATTGATACTGTCATAATCTTCAACCACTAATATCTTTTTAAACATAGTTTTTCTTTGGTAATTGGATGTTGTATTTCACACCTAATTGGTTTTCGTGATCAAATATAAAAGCTCCTCCAATATTTGTAATACGGTTTTCCACATTTAGAAGCCCATTTTTAGATTTAATCTTCTCTTGTATGATTCCTACGCCGTTATCAGAGTAAAATATTTTAAAATAATTATTCTCTTCACTAAATTTAAACACCACAATAGTCGCCATACTGTGTTTTTTCATATTTACTAACAACTCTTGTATTACCCTATAGATTGTAATCTTTTGATTTTTATCTAGATGGTTAAAATCAAAGTTTTCTAGCCCTGTTATTATTACTTGACAGTCAGGAGTATTATACTCATTAAATAAGTTCGTTAAGTGAATAGAGAATGTTCCGTCAGTAGCTATAGAGCTATGCTGGAGTGATATGTTTCTCGCTTTTTTATAGATGCTTTCTAAGTCTGCCACTAGACGACTTCTAGTCTCAGAGGTGTCTAACGTGAAGTTTTGGGTATACGTCAGTGTATTAAATACATCATTAGCTAATTCATCGTGTATCTTCTTAGCAATCTTTGTTTCAGTAAGATAAGCCTGCTGTATTTTATCAAGGCGGTGTTTATATTTTATTTTTCTGTAGATAAAAGAGATAAGTACAGCGCCTAAAAGAAGTGAAGTGAAGGTAACTAGTAGTACATTATTACGTCTAGTGATCATTAGCTCACTATGCTGTAAGTCAAGCTTTAGTTTAATGTTTTCTTTTTCGTGTTGTTCGAAGTCATAACGAATTTTAGCGAATTGATTTTTCGCTTGCTGAATTTCTTTAGCGATTAGTTTAGACAATTCGATGTAATCAACGTAGTATTGAGTTGGTTTAGTAACACTAGATTTGATTAAGTATTCTAAGGCTGTAAGTCTATCTTTTTTGCTTTTAAAGTCTTTTGAAATTTGATATGCTTTTAGTGCATAATCTTGTGCAGATTGATAATCTTTGTTTAAGGTATAGTATTCAGATAAATTAATGTAACTTTTGTAGATATCATCTTGATTGACATTATCTAGTCTTATAACCAAGGCTTCTTTAAGTTCTTTTAAACCCTGTGTTTTATCTTGTAAATAGAGTGCTTTACCTAAGTTGTTTAAACTTCTTGCTTGTTCTTTTTTTAAGTCTTTAAAGGCATTAGAAGAAGTTATGTCTTTGAGTATAGTAATTGCTTTAGAATAATCTTTTAGATTTATATAAATCGTAGCTATATTGTTTTGTAAAATCGCTTTTTCAATAGTATTATTAGCTAGGTCTAATGAGTAGTTATAATATTTTAAAGCTAAATCAAAATCTTCTGTTTCAGCATAACTATGTGAAAGTAGATTATATAAGTAAACTTTAAAAGAATTATCCATATTATCTATGTTAGACAATTCTTTTGTGATAATTTCTTGTGCACTATTTGGATCACCAATGATCAAATATATTGTTGAAATTCTTAAGTTATTATATGTAACACTTTCTGTTTTAGTAAGTAGTTGAAATTGTTGATTGGATTTTAAATAGTAGTTATAAGCGCTGTCTAATTGATTTAATTGATAAAGACTATCAGCTTTTTGTTGATAGTTATATGCTCTGTCTGATTTCTTTAAATCAATCGCCTTAGTATCATTATTATCACAAGAGTATACTAAAAAGGAGAAAATAATTATCCATAAGAAATTCGAAGAATTAAAAGGGAGTAAAGTTCTTTTCATTCTTCGAATTTAGGATTTTTATTTGATGTCTAGGTTATTATTTTTTCGGAGGTTTAATAGGCGGATATCCCCAGTCGAGACTTTCTTGTTCGCTGTAGTTACTGTTTAAATGTTTGTTTATTTTGGGAGGTTTAATAGGTGGATATCCCCAATCAAGACTTTCCTGTTCATTGTAGTTACTATTTAAACGGTTGTTTATTTTGGGAGGTTTAATAGGCGGATATCCCCAATCGTGATCTACTTCTTGCTCATCGACTCCATTCGCTTTAACCTCTTTCTTTATCTGAAGTTGGTTATCATCTTTATCACAGCTTACCATTGATAAGGTGATTACGCCTAATAGCATAGCTACTTGTACTGATTTTTTCATCTTATTTATATATTATGTTAGATGCGAAAGGCAGTAATAGATGTTGAGGGAAGCGAGTTGTTTATCATGACATAAAATGGCTTCCTTGTTATTTTAATCTCACGAGTAAGCAACCCATATAAATGTTTCGTACTTTTGAAACATCACAACACATATCTGATTTTCGACAGGACAAAGGAATGCCGACTGGATGAGGTTAATGTGTTGTAATTCTGATGATTCCGATGATTCTGATAATTCCGTTTTACATTGAATTGTAATTATGACCATACTAACGAACGATGATTATATAGCATGTTTAAAAAAGCATATCGAAGCTGTTAAACATGCTCCTAAATACACTTTATTAATACCGCCCTCACCAGCACAAATAAGAGATTACTGTTTGAGGCTATGTCAAGGGAATACTCTTTCTAAGGATGACCTACAGGTGCTTAATACTTTTTTTAAGAGTCACGCTACTGATTTGGATGGGCTTAAAACTGTTATTCAAAACGTAGATATTGATAAGTGCAAACCGATACAGAACTTCTTAAACGGAAAGACGACAACAACTAAGAACCACGCTGTTATTGAGATGATGGCTGTAATGTATGACTATGAGTTACGTCCATATAATAAGTTTAGAAAAAGCGGTTTAGACATAGATGATGATAGTTTAGTAGAGGAGCCTATAGCACCCGCACCCCCTATTGTTGAGGAGAATAAAGAGACAGTAGAAGAAAAGACTATTGTAGAGGATACACCACCGCTTCAGTCGTTTACTGAACCTCAAACACCAATCACTACACCAGAAAAGAAAAAGTCGAAGAATAAGCTATTAGCGATAGTAGCTAGTATAGTCCTAATGATAGGAGGGGGAGTAGTAATTAGTAATACACTATCTACTGATAAATGTATGAAGTGGGAGGATGATAAATATGTGGCTTATGACTGTGGAGAAGCTACTATACAGAGCTTCGCAGGTACAAATAGTGAGCCTGTACCCTATGATAAAAGTGTATTAGAAAACTTTAAACAAATCACTGTTGACTGTAATACAGTCTTCTTTAAAAAGAATAAACCGCAAGTATGGTTTGTGAAAACAGGAGATAACCAACACGAGTACTTTAGTAGTCCCGGCACAGGAGTACATCCTACACTTGGTAAACCCTTAAAACCGATTACTCAGTATCATTTAAATAAATATATTTATCCTAGCTGTAAGTAATCAAAAAAGAGGTTAGATAGTAATAGTACTGTCTAGCCTCTTTTTATATAGATTCCGATTATTCTGATTGATTCAGATATATTTCTACCTATTCCTCCTCATTTCTAAAGGACGCATACCTGTAAATTCATAAAAGGT is a window of Myroides oncorhynchi DNA encoding:
- a CDS encoding DNA-binding response regulator gives rise to the protein MFKKILVVEDYDSINDGIVKALSENTKAEIYSTKYCDDAWLKIQGAEKNVAPFDLIISDLSFVEDYRETKLKGGADLIKIVREHNTDIKIIVYSIENRYIEVTDLIDHLKVNAYISKGRNSIKELLSAITYISEEGNPLYLSPDIKEVKDNPSAHILHDEDLLILKYLSEGLSQSDISIKLKEDDLTISSTSSIEKRISKLRASFNAKNTTHLVSIAKDMGII
- a CDS encoding tetratricopeptide repeat-containing sensor histidine kinase is translated as MKRTLLPFNSSNFLWIIIFSFLVYSCDNNDTKAIDLKKSDRAYNYQQKADSLYQLNQLDSAYNYYLKSNQQFQLLTKTESVTYNNLRISTIYLIIGDPNSAQEIITKELSNIDNMDNSFKVYLYNLLSHSYAETEDFDLALKYYNYSLDLANNTIEKAILQNNIATIYINLKDYSKAITILKDITSSNAFKDLKKEQARSLNNLGKALYLQDKTQGLKELKEALVIRLDNVNQDDIYKSYINLSEYYTLNKDYQSAQDYALKAYQISKDFKSKKDRLTALEYLIKSSVTKPTQYYVDYIELSKLIAKEIQQAKNQFAKIRYDFEQHEKENIKLKLDLQHSELMITRRNNVLLVTFTSLLLGAVLISFIYRKIKYKHRLDKIQQAYLTETKIAKKIHDELANDVFNTLTYTQNFTLDTSETRSRLVADLESIYKKARNISLQHSSIATDGTFSIHLTNLFNEYNTPDCQVIITGLENFDFNHLDKNQKITIYRVIQELLVNMKKHSMATIVVFKFSEENNYFKIFYSDNGVGIIQEKIKSKNGLLNVENRITNIGGAFIFDHENQLGVKYNIQLPKKNYV